tagttcaggactacgtaaccatcaaaggactcacactggggagaaaccctataactccctggagtgtggacagagctttgctcgtagttcaggactacgttcacatcaaagtactcacactggggagaaaccctatacatgcctggagtgtggacagacctaCACTCAGAAGGAAAACTTAcaaagacatcaaaggactcacactggggagaaaccctataactgcctggagtgtggacagggcttcactcagaagggacacttacatatacatcaaaggactcacactggggaaaaaccctataaatgcctggagtgtggacagagcttcactcagaagggacacttacaaagacatcaaaggactcacactggggagaaaccctataactgcctggagtgtggaaaaggctttGCTCATAATTCAACCCTCCatgcacatcaaaggactcacactggggagaaaccctatatatgcctggagtgtggacagagcttcactcagaatggACACTTACaaatacatcaaaggactcacagtggggagaaaccctttaaatgcctggagtgtggacagagcttcactcagaagggaaatttacatacacatcaaaggactcacactggggagaaaccctataattgccttgagtgtggacagagcttcactcatagttcagttcTACGTCAACATCAAAatactcacactggggagaaaccctatacatgccgggagtgtggacagagctttgctcagagttcaggtctacattcacatcaaaagactcacactggggagaaaccctataactgcaaggagtgtggacagagctttgctcgtagttcaggactacattcacatcaaagaactcacactggggagaaaccctataaatgcctggagtgtggacatacCTTCAGTCATAGTGGATAtttacgtaaacatcaaaggattcacactgagGAGAAACACTATACATGccgggagtgtggaaagagcttcatgcatagttcaggtctacgtttacatcaaagaactcacacagggggaaaaccatagaaatgcatggagtgagGACAGAGTTTTTCACAGAATAACATTATAcatagacatcatagaattcaccctggagagaatggtgttaattgacaccagagtgtcattctaacacgtagaaaagcaactcttgcaaattttggaaatgcaggctcaaagttgggacatttcatcacatgtggtgtattgtagaaagattgaactaaaatacagtgttccctcacttatcccggGGTTtgggttccagaaccacccgcaataagtgaaaatccgcaaagtagggatgctatatatttctacattattttagtagttatacactattttaagtctttatcaagaaATCATGTGTTGatcaatcgcctccttctcctcttgttgccgcttgggctccttttctctcccttcggcatctccttcctcccttccttaggctgtacattgtaattttttattatttatagtaatcttttagagtttattgaaaaaccgcaaaactgTGAATCCTCAAagagcaaagtagtgagggaaatctgtacgttccattctggaagtaattatattatctaaagggagtagaataatgagagataaaaattaacagatagaatgaggCCTTTAGGCATGTATCCCTGTCTGTTAGTTCAGTTGTGTATGAAGGTAACTGTTTCGCAGGtctgtttgtttctgatttagttttgtatctcatgtagttagtttcatgtgtagttgaagcattatatacaatttctgccttttttgtaatgttgcttttaatctctctctttttatttttttgccacaAAGAGGAGGGGGATTTATAAGGGACAAAACTGCTGAAACTGtcaacttgttttgttctgaacccaaaggtttcctgttctttggatgccgagtgttcagggaagagtgaggtctgtgagatcagtgagtagaaaacatgacacaatttagataatggtttgtgacacaacaacaacccttgtaGTAGTCCATGGGATATTCTGTATGCCTTCTTTAATGTCAAGTAAGATATTGTGCTCAGATACAAAGATTTATAAAGGAAACACCACAATGGAAATAAAACAGTGGGAAGCGCGGGAAGCAGATTATGTGTGCTCACCACACCTCACACAGATAGGACCACGTGTGCTATAAACATGGAAGATGTGATACATTCACACAAGATACAGGAATGGGATGTCTTGGTGTTACTACTGTTCAGCTAATGTTATGgtctgatggaaatataatagaacccgattgtgaagacttgatgtgatgacagggatggaacctttttggatcccaccgctgccaccaaaatgcgaagggttcaccttctacctctatgtatttcacttttctatgttgtcgctgccaccacctttgaaagatgctttgctcaaataataagcaacatttgaagaaacagtaacttgtttatttatagtacaaagcttgatggttgcaagaatgttataacttaagttgaacgatgttacttctgtacagtaagtgttgcaagacttttcaatcgtttcactgagcttagtatggtattagctttataagacttgtttctttcagttaggaatactgtccttcttgaacttaattgatctgtacccgatcaaacttggactggggagtttaactggttaaccctagtccttctatgacttagggatgtaacctcagctctttagttattcctactaaaggctcagcaactttaattttagcccttctccgctaaaactctctagctgctcaacttcctcccacaatctctttatttcgatcacactcctttcccactgaatagaaccaactgctctgctcaaccgacaaactccaactgcccaactgctaaatttgaattctaaggcttccaccagcaaggtgaagccacgccccttttcctggccatgccttagaggctcccagcttctgtataagaatagctgaaatatataaccttaaacagtcaacctaaacatagcaatcatgaataaaacacaatgatcatgacatctttacaccgATAAACAAACATTcggttgaaatgtaaatgtaacataacctttgttcaagatgatgaaactgggaatttggtGTACGTGGTGGAGAATGGAGACAGTGAAATAGACTTGAAGTTTAAAAAGTTATCCATAAATATAAGATAAGGaattaattgggaaaaattaaatatactagTAAAAACGAATCAGCAGGTGAAGAAACATTTGGAGAGTTATGAGGAAAGAAGTAAGAAAGGTTTTGTTAGGATCCAAGAGGTTGATGGAGAACGTCAGAGCGTGGCCGCATAAGGAAGCAGCCCGACAGAACGTCACTGGTGTGATGAAATCAACGGATATTCACC
Above is a window of Anolis carolinensis isolate JA03-04 unplaced genomic scaffold, rAnoCar3.1.pri scaffold_18, whole genome shotgun sequence DNA encoding:
- the LOC134294623 gene encoding zinc finger protein 420-like, which translates into the protein MEEKAYKCIECRKSFSQHGNLNTHIRTHTGEKPYNCLECGQGFTHSSGLHLHQRTHTGEKPYNCLECGQSFARSSGLRSHQRTHTGEKPYNCQECGQSFARSSGLHSHQRTHTGEKPYKCLECVQSFAHSSGLRNHQRTHTGEKPYNSLECGQSFARSSGLRSHQSTHTGEKPYTCLECGQTYTQKENLQRHQRTHTGEKPYNCLECGQGFTQKGHLHIHQRTHTGEKPYKCLECGQSFTQKGHLQRHQRTHTGEKPYNCLECGKGFAHNSTLHAHQRTHTGEKPYICLECGQSFTQNGHLQIHQRTHSGEKPFKCLECGQSFTQKGNLHTHQRTHTGEKPYNCLECGQSFTHSSVLRQHQNTHTGEKPYTCRECGQSFAQSSGLHSHQKTHTGEKPYNCKECGQSFARSSGLHSHQRTHTGEKPYKCLECGHTFSHSGYLRKHQRIHTEEKHYTCRECGKSFMHSSGLRLHQRTHTGGKP